The genome window CTTTTTCACAATTTGTTTGCTGGTGCTTCTGATCAAATTGGAACCACTTGAGAAATTTTACGTTTGATTACCTTGTGTACAGACAGTTCCCACCGTGAATAGAGCTCCGGGGGTTTTCAAAGTAGCTCCCTGACTTAGCAACATTTGAAGAATTCTTAAAAATCATTTGTAGTATGTTTACTTTGAGAAGATTAAACGGGACCTTGGGGTAATCAATAGACAAGAATAGTGTGATTAAGTAGGGCAGACATTTTTGTAATTGCTTTCAGGTGCTCTTCGATAAAATCAGCCTGGGCTGTAATTATAAGATAAAGGAActatgacaaaaagaaaatacctgGAATATTAAAAGATAATACCTAAACTATTAAATTTTACAAGGTAAACTTCTTACCTTAATAAATTATAATGTTGTGACCTAGATGAGGAAGGCCTCTAAATATTAGtgtacagagctggagagatggctcagtggttacaacaCAGGCCACTCTTTGAGAGGAcccaagtctggttcccagcacccatgtagaaggatctgtgactccagctgcaggggatgcAATGTCCACTTTTGGCCTCTGGCAGCCAAGCACACATAAGAAACtctactcacacagacacaaacacacacacacaaaaaaaaattataaataaaaataaatattgggctagagagatggttcagtggttaagaacacttgttgctctgccagaggaccctggttcagttccccaCAGCCATGAGCTACaagctcacgaccatctgtaatacTTCATTAGGTACTAGGTCTATACATAGTGTATAGACATATTTAGGCaacacacccaaacacaaaataagaataatttttaaaaataaaagtgataaaattaaaattaatcttgagctagagagagatggcttagtagttaagagcactggctgctcctccagaggacctgggtttgagtcgcagcacccacatggcagctcacaaccatctgtaattccattcccagaggatctaatgccctcttctggcctcccagacCACCAACATGCTGatgcatggacatacacacaggcaaaacactcatacacataaaaataaatgagtaaaaattttttaaatcttcttagATTTTAAAGCCACCAGGTGGCTTACAAGCagcagattattttaaaataggtaAATAGAAGTATTTAAAAAGTCAATATGCTTTATTCCCTTATTCACTAAAGCTCCTAACACTTTAGAATGTTGTTTATAAGTTGCTTATTAAAGTTTAACATTAGAAAGTTTTACCATGAGGGAATAAGTTTAGTGGAAATACATTCTTTGAAATGCTTAACAGACCCTTTAAataatttgcaggaaaataataTATCTAAAGAATGCCTagacacctcccctccccccccaaaatgATTTCTTTGTGGAAGGAGTCAACAAACTTTTTAAAGCCCCACATAGGAATTGCCTTTGATTTTGTGAGCAGCATGATTTCTTAGATTATTCAAGTAATAAACTGTACTATTATATATTACAAAAAACAGCCAGAGGCAATAGACACAGGATGAGGATGGCCAGAAACTCtttcccaataaaactttatttacaaaaatggtTGATAACTTGGATTTGGCCCCAAGCTGTAGTAGTTAGTTGGCCCTTGCTCTGAAGAATGTCCTCACTGACAAACTAGGAGTGAGGGAGCAAAGTGAACAATGAATATTGCCTTTCTATTTCAGTTGTAGGAGAgaaatgctttgtttttgtttctaagtgACCTTGAGTTGACCTCTTGCTTGTGTTCCTAGAGCCTACAAATACATTTGGCAAGTACCCAAGGGCCCATTGAGGTTTACTTGTGTCCAGAAGAGATAGAAACACACAGagccatgaaaacaaacaaccaagacCACAATGGGAATATCCCTAAGCCCACTTCCAAAGGTAAATATTTCACTGTTGTCTTTGAGAAACAATGTTTAAAGATGAAGGTGTCCAGAAGTATCCTCTTTCAGAGCCACCAGGAGTAAGTCATAACAAAATGCTTGGGTCCGCCAGATTGCTGCTATTATGGAGAGGAATTGCATGCCACCCATCAAATTGGCCAGAATATCCAAAGTGTTAGGCAGGACCAGTTCACAGGGCCTGGAATTTATGGACAACACTAGCTCTTGCATCATTCACCATGTTAAAGGCCCCATGGGAGAAGGTGACATGCTTGCCCTGTTGAAGTCAGAAAGAGAAGCGCTAAGCCCATGCTGAACTTGCTGCTGGGTCCTGAGTGTCCACCAGTTGGCCCATGGGGTGACCTGCAGCTGTTAAAGCCTTTGTGCTGTATGGAGTGTGTGGAAGAGAAGCTTCTGTTATGAGAATAGTTTTTAAGGTGTTGTTTATTACTAGTTTGTAGACTCAAATAATGATCTTAGTCAAAAACGGTCCCTCATCCCTGATGAAAACTCTTCAGACTCTTGTAAGTAGAAAACTGTTTCCCTGGTGTGTTTAGGGACAATGACTAGAGGGAGGAGCGAGGCTGTAGACAGTCTTGGGTTATCAGCCATGCTTGACCTTGACCAGGCATCTCAAATGATGCTTCTGAAATCATTAGGGATGGAAATGAAAAGAGTTTTGAAGAGAAAAGCCTTTGTCTGAATCTCGATCTCATCTTTCTCCCCAATGCGATGAGGATATGATTGATCAGCAAACAACAAGAAAgcgcacagggctggagagatggctcaggtgttaagagcactggctgctcttccagagatcctgagttcaatacccagcaaccacatggtggctgacaaccatctgtaatgaggtctcgTGCCCTTATCTGGCCTGCAGGggatacatgtaggcagaacactgtacacataataaataaataaatctttgaaagaaagaaagaaagaaagaaagaaagaaagaaagaaagaaagaaagaaaagaaaagaaagttcacttctctctcttcctgccactAAAGCAAAGCTCTTGGAAGCTCAGCTCCAATATAAAGATACATAAAACCTTCccccaagtaaataaataaataaagataaatagaaGAGGACAAAGCAAAATGATGTGTTCTTTATGCCTGTTAGCCTAATGGTGATCTGTGTCCTCAAGTCACCCCGTTGAGCTAAGGGACAGCAACATACACATTCATCCAGgaaaggtggtttttttttttaagtttctcctAACTGtgcctccccctttttttcctcttccagacTTGGCTTCTAACAACTCAGGACATAGCGACTGCTCCGTTTCTACAGCAAAcctctctcctctggcctccccagccAACCTTTTACAGCAGACTGAGGACCAAATTCCTTCCAACCTCGAAGGACCCTTTGTGAACTTACTGCCTCCCCTGCTCCAAGAGGACTATCTGCTGagcctgggggaggaagagggcatcagtGATCTCTTTGATGCGTATGATTTGGAAAAGCTGCCCCTCGTGGAGGACTTCATGTGTAGTTGATTGGGCTTTGTACAAACTGTCCTTATTATAAACCGATATTTTTTTATCATGGAATCAGAACGTGTATCACAGTGTTGTCCCTTCCTACCTTCTTCCTCCAAGAGTATCATGAAGTAAACTTCAGAACAAAGCTGacattttaatgaattattaattttttttttttccctaaacgCACAGTTGCAGGCTCCCTTGGGAAAGCCCTGCCTGGTCCCAGGCTCCAAAATCTTCCTGATGAGTCAGCAAGTGAGAAGATGTGCAATCAGGTGTCTCTCACCtgcccttttctcctctccttcctcctttccttgcGGACTGGCTTGCTGTGCCTAATGGATGGGCTGTTGAATGGGGTCTGGCCACCT of Peromyscus leucopus breed LL Stock chromosome 5, UCI_PerLeu_2.1, whole genome shotgun sequence contains these proteins:
- the LOC114701062 gene encoding 40S ribosomal protein S28-like gives rise to the protein MERNCMPPIKLARISKVLGRTSSQGLEFMDNTSSCIIHHVKGPMGEGDMLALLKSEREALSPC